A section of the Streptomyces sp. Je 1-369 genome encodes:
- a CDS encoding cupin domain-containing protein — MAEHTPPTTAGTAGVQQRTVNVKDLLTAKEHDHGGLGTILAHRVFARAEGAAGADFIDLAVLPPGTSIGRHRHGADRETYVVLAGSGLMFRDGAEFRVGTGDVVVNRPYGEHGLYNDSEDATDLHLLVFEEAVRDDEGS; from the coding sequence ATGGCTGAGCACACGCCGCCCACCACGGCGGGAACCGCGGGAGTGCAGCAACGCACGGTCAACGTAAAGGATCTGCTGACCGCCAAGGAGCACGACCACGGCGGCCTCGGCACGATCCTCGCGCACCGCGTCTTCGCCCGCGCGGAGGGCGCAGCCGGTGCGGACTTCATCGATCTGGCGGTCCTGCCGCCCGGTACGTCCATCGGCAGGCACCGGCACGGGGCGGACCGTGAGACGTACGTCGTGCTCGCCGGGAGCGGGCTGATGTTCCGCGACGGGGCGGAGTTCCGGGTGGGAACGGGGGACGTCGTCGTCAATCGCCCCTACGGCGAGCACGGCCTGTACAACGACTCCGAGGACGCCACGGATCTGCACCTGCTGGTCTTCGAGGAGGCAGTGCGTGACGACGAAGGAAGCTGA
- a CDS encoding FAD-dependent oxidoreductase, with amino-acid sequence MTRTTTPRTLIVGSGFVGTGIARRLARAGDDVTLVSRGRPATPPEEYGARWSALDATDAEACTRLLARLRPERIVLVHGPSDVTWCEEHPEEADAAHAAVTANFAAYDAASRTVMISTDNVFDGHAWHNTEHTPVSPANAYGRAKRHAERRLLGGSARAVCLRVSLVYGHEPADAGKWLNFFAACAHRLADGASVEAPDDHWTTPVHVDDVAAVVAALLAAPDPLPPVLHLGGPDRVTRAEWAGVIAEALGAPAGLVVPVPKARGRYASRPENACLVSELLTGLPATRAVTVRGVRDGARDLAAAFPLRAGDVLEP; translated from the coding sequence ATGACCCGCACGACCACCCCCCGCACGCTCATCGTCGGCAGCGGATTCGTCGGTACCGGTATCGCCCGGCGCCTCGCGCGTGCCGGGGACGACGTCACCCTCGTCTCGCGCGGGCGCCCGGCCACGCCACCCGAGGAATACGGCGCCCGGTGGTCCGCGCTGGACGCCACCGACGCCGAGGCCTGCACCCGGCTCCTGGCCCGGCTGCGGCCGGAGCGGATCGTCCTGGTGCACGGCCCTTCCGACGTCACCTGGTGCGAGGAACATCCGGAGGAGGCGGACGCGGCGCACGCCGCCGTCACCGCCAACTTCGCCGCGTACGACGCCGCTTCGCGCACCGTCATGATCTCCACGGACAACGTCTTCGACGGCCACGCGTGGCACAACACGGAGCACACCCCCGTCTCCCCCGCCAACGCCTACGGCCGCGCCAAACGGCACGCCGAGCGCCGGCTCCTCGGCGGTTCCGCGCGGGCGGTCTGCCTCCGGGTCAGCCTCGTGTACGGCCATGAGCCCGCCGACGCCGGCAAGTGGCTGAATTTCTTCGCCGCGTGCGCCCACCGGCTGGCCGACGGCGCGTCCGTCGAGGCACCCGACGACCACTGGACCACTCCCGTCCACGTGGACGACGTGGCCGCCGTCGTGGCCGCACTCCTCGCCGCCCCGGACCCTCTTCCGCCGGTCCTGCACCTGGGCGGCCCCGACCGGGTCACCCGCGCCGAATGGGCCGGGGTGATCGCCGAGGCGCTCGGCGCCCCGGCCGGTCTGGTCGTGCCGGTACCGAAGGCCCGCGGCCGCTACGCCTCGCGGCCCGAGAACGCCTGCCTCGTCTCCGAGTTGCTGACTGGGCTGCCCGCCACGCGCGCCGTCACCGTACGCGGGGTACGGGACGGGGCACGCGACCTGGCCGCCGCGTTTCCGCTACGCGCAGGAGACGTCCTCGAGCCGTAG
- a CDS encoding ROK family protein — protein sequence MTTKEADRPPESFTVLDVGGTTLRIGSYAPATGRLSRVRRVPVEGKVLHPDASVPELQERVVEQIVREVDRHGAGTGGVPHAVGIAFAGPVTADGLVVAAPTVWGLRGAPLPLGALLGERIGVPVAVVNDLTAAAWRYAATEPEPFCLLTVSSGIGNKVFRGGDVLVDPAGHGGELGHWVCDPSPDAPLCDCGGRGHLGAVASGRGVLAAARRAAVADPAEFAASRLAALCGGGHPDAIGNPALAKAIAEGDPFATGVLRGTLVPLAQAVSAVFTSIGVCRFILMGGFALAVGERYRALLVEELVRQGCFGLAADHVDALISLGAPDDDHGLLGAGRLLTTRTTRTISTAGGATA from the coding sequence GTGACGACGAAGGAAGCTGACCGGCCGCCCGAGTCCTTCACCGTGCTCGACGTGGGCGGGACCACGCTGCGGATCGGGAGTTACGCCCCGGCCACCGGCCGCCTCTCACGGGTGCGCCGCGTCCCGGTCGAGGGCAAGGTGCTGCACCCGGACGCGTCCGTGCCGGAGCTGCAGGAGCGGGTGGTGGAGCAGATCGTGCGCGAGGTCGACCGGCACGGCGCCGGTACGGGTGGGGTGCCGCATGCGGTCGGTATCGCCTTCGCGGGGCCGGTGACGGCGGATGGCCTGGTCGTCGCGGCGCCCACAGTGTGGGGGCTGCGCGGCGCACCGCTGCCCCTCGGCGCGCTGTTGGGCGAGCGGATCGGGGTGCCGGTCGCCGTCGTCAACGATCTCACGGCGGCGGCCTGGCGGTACGCGGCCACGGAGCCGGAGCCGTTCTGTCTGCTCACCGTCAGCTCGGGCATCGGCAACAAGGTCTTCCGCGGCGGTGATGTGCTCGTCGACCCCGCGGGGCACGGCGGCGAACTGGGTCACTGGGTCTGCGACCCCTCGCCCGACGCGCCGCTGTGCGACTGCGGCGGCCGTGGCCACCTGGGTGCCGTCGCCTCCGGGCGCGGGGTGCTCGCGGCGGCCCGGCGCGCGGCGGTGGCGGACCCGGCCGAATTCGCCGCGTCCCGTCTCGCCGCCCTCTGCGGGGGCGGTCACCCGGACGCGATCGGCAATCCGGCGTTGGCCAAGGCGATCGCGGAGGGCGACCCGTTCGCCACGGGGGTGCTCCGCGGCACGCTCGTACCGCTCGCCCAAGCCGTCTCGGCGGTCTTCACGTCGATCGGGGTGTGCCGCTTCATCCTGATGGGCGGTTTCGCTCTGGCGGTCGGGGAGCGGTACCGGGCGCTGCTGGTGGAGGAGCTGGTCCGCCAGGGCTGCTTCGGCCTCGCCGCGGACCACGTGGACGCTCTGATATCCCTCGGTGCCCCCGACGACGACCACGGCCTGCTCGGCGCGGGCCGCCTTCTGACGACCAGGACGACCAGGACGATCAGCACGGCCGGTGGGGCGACCGCGTAA
- a CDS encoding sedoheptulose 7-phosphate cyclase, with protein sequence MAGQVLAEAETTGVREDAGGFDLLAPDGTGYRVDVTGGVFHPDNPLLAEYVAGRRVVAFIGPTVDRIYGRQLRHYLTTRLEPGSWSVHTIATGEHNKSLNSVESVCATAKAAGLDRHGVMLAVGGGIVADIVGFAASMYARGIRYIKVNTSLVGQVDVGVGVKTGVNALHSKNMFGAYHPAHASLNDPALLDTLPAREIRCGLAEIVKMAVILDGDLFRTLERHPDAFRRGPSGAAVPGDDVETYIVRTSMRLMMEELCPNLREHELARLVDFGHTFSPVIETAGGHRLAHGEAVAVDMALSAHVARLLGLTDEDTCERIVALLEGIGLPVYDPATCTPELMTQALRASWQRRGRKLHLVVPTALGKAAFVDELEHLPTETLRAALDALADRAVRRDG encoded by the coding sequence ATGGCAGGCCAGGTTCTTGCTGAGGCGGAGACCACAGGTGTCCGTGAGGACGCCGGGGGCTTCGACCTGCTCGCACCGGACGGCACCGGCTACCGCGTCGACGTCACGGGCGGGGTCTTCCACCCGGACAACCCGCTGCTCGCGGAGTACGTGGCGGGCCGCCGCGTGGTGGCCTTCATCGGACCCACCGTGGACCGAATCTACGGCAGGCAGCTCCGCCATTACCTCACCACCCGCCTGGAGCCCGGCAGTTGGAGCGTGCACACCATCGCCACCGGCGAGCACAACAAGTCGCTGAACTCGGTGGAATCGGTCTGCGCGACCGCCAAGGCGGCGGGCCTGGACCGGCACGGGGTGATGCTCGCGGTGGGCGGCGGCATCGTCGCGGACATCGTCGGCTTCGCCGCGTCCATGTACGCACGCGGCATCCGCTACATCAAGGTCAACACCAGCCTGGTGGGGCAGGTCGACGTCGGCGTCGGCGTCAAGACCGGCGTCAACGCCCTGCACAGCAAGAACATGTTCGGCGCCTACCACCCCGCCCACGCCTCCCTCAACGACCCGGCGCTCCTTGACACCCTGCCGGCGCGCGAGATCCGCTGCGGCCTCGCCGAGATCGTGAAGATGGCGGTGATCCTCGACGGCGACTTGTTCAGGACGCTGGAGCGGCACCCGGACGCGTTCCGCCGCGGCCCGTCCGGCGCGGCGGTCCCGGGCGACGACGTGGAGACGTACATCGTCCGCACCTCCATGCGGCTCATGATGGAGGAGCTCTGCCCGAACCTGCGCGAGCACGAGCTCGCCCGGCTCGTCGACTTCGGCCACACGTTCAGCCCGGTGATCGAGACGGCGGGCGGCCACCGGCTGGCCCACGGCGAGGCGGTCGCCGTCGACATGGCGCTGTCCGCGCACGTCGCGCGGCTGCTCGGGCTCACCGACGAGGACACGTGCGAGCGGATCGTGGCCCTGCTCGAGGGGATCGGCCTGCCCGTGTACGACCCGGCCACCTGCACGCCCGAGCTGATGACGCAGGCTCTGCGGGCGTCGTGGCAGCGCCGGGGCCGCAAGCTGCACCTGGTCGTGCCGACCGCGCTGGGCAAGGCGGCCTTCGTCGACGAGCTGGAGCACCTCCCGACGGAGACGCTGCGGGCGGCTCTGGACGCGCTGGCGGACCGGGCGGTGCGGCGCGATGGCTGA